The Sabethes cyaneus chromosome 3, idSabCyanKW18_F2, whole genome shotgun sequence DNA window atgtattagggaaatgtcaaaaatgctgttcaaataatatgaacacgtccgccattatggcttgtaaaaagctggggtgacattgcgcatctcgtttcgagtgaatttcgttcgagacgcccatttgtttaacgtggtcgaaacgaacgaaaatcactcgaaacgagatgcgcaatatCACCCCTGGATAGAGTCGATAGTCTATAGAGTCTCCAAAACTAGCCTAAAACTGTTACTTGGATCAACCGTTTAGTTTACAGTATTTCGAAGCATGAATGGTTCGTTTATAGTTCTTCATTATGGTTATGTTTTGACGGTTTCGCTATGTTGGTGTTATGAACGTTACGAAGTGTTACTAAATTTTCTGTGATGATAAAACCTGACAAACCAGCAATGACACAACCATAGGGCTTAATTCCTTATACTGTGCGGATTTTGACGTGTTCGATTATCCTTTGCTCTCGTCAATCTGAACTGAAAAATAGATTCTTGTTCATTAAAATGtcatttaaaaatagtttacaTCATTTTTGCTAGTTTTCAAATCATCGATTAGTGATTAAAGTGATAAACCTAAAGTTTTGCTGAGGGAAATTTGTGCAATTGGATTTTCGCGCAGTGGTGGAAAGGGTCAGGTATATCTGTTTTTCACCCGCTTAGTCGCTAGAAATTTTCACCGATCGTCTTCAAATTTATCTTACCGGAGAGCAaaggataaaaataaaacatgaaCAAGGAAGCGGCAGAGGATTGCGTGGAGAGGGCTACAGTGTATTTATCGGAGGGTAAAATTGAAAAGGCAGAAAAGCTGCTAAACAAGTCACTAACGCTTCATCGTACGAAACAGGCTGAAGGTAAGGCTTTCAAATCAGGCTACTGCGTAGCAATATGAAAATTTCCAAGGATCTTGCTTATGGCTTggtctgtattggcagagctcTTGGAGAAAATTAAATGTGGAGCTTACACCAAGCGGACATCCGGAAATACTTCTGATAGTGATGGGGTCAGACAGAGAACAACTGCTGGTCAAAGCACGAAGGCAGAGTCTGCCAGCGAAGCTGATTACACATCTGACCAGCTGGAGGCTGTCAAAAGAATCAAAAAGTGAGTATTTGTTTAATACGAAATTTGGCATATCAAGCCTTTcatgtctgtttttttttcaggtgtaaagatTACTATGAAGTGTTAGGTATTTCAAAGGAAGCCACCGATACGGATATCAAAAAAGCGTACAAGAAACTGGCCCTGCAGCTGCACCCGGATAAAAACAAAGCTCCCGGTGCAGTTGAAGCATTCAAGGCGATCGGCAATGCCGTTGCTATATTAACCGATGCCGAGAAGCGAAAGTCGTACGACTTGTATGGTTCGGAAGAACAGCACCAACCGTCGGCCCGTCGTACCCGCGCCCAATATGAGTATGGATATTCGCGAGGTTTCGAAACAGAGTTCACGGCGGAGGAGTTGTTCAACATGTTTTTCGGTGGTAATATTCCTACGCAGCATGTCTATATGCGGCAGAGGCGATTTCATCGGGCCGAGCACCAGCAGCAACAGTATCGCGAGGTTTTTTGGAGACTAGATAATGTGAATATAATATCAACCTAaccattgtttttctttttctagccTCAGTCCGGTTATGCGGCATTTATCAACTTGCTGCCAATTATTCTGCTGATCGGTCTTTCGATGATGTCATCTTTCTTCATATCGGACCCAATTTATAGCTTAACGCCAAGTCAGTAAGTACAtaggttttattttttaagaTCGATTTTTCTTGAAGTACAATTGGATGTATATCCTGCAGGAAATTTTCGGTCGCCCGTAAGACAAACCAGTTGAAAATTCCTTACTACGTCAAGGATAACTTCCACTCAGAATATCAGGGATCAGTAGGACGACTCGAGGCTTCGGTGGAGGAAGAGTATCTCAATAACCTCAAGCATTCGTGCTATCGAGAACGGAACTACAGTAAGTGTTTGGAACTATTGTTTTGCTACGTGCATAAATCATACCAACAACTATGGTCACTGGCGTCTGACGTACTACAAATTATACTTAACATTTTCTAACtggtttttgtttctttttcatttgtaatacttttgcagaagaaactATGTTGATGAAAGCACGCAACTTCGGCGACCGAGATCTATATCTCAAAGCGCAGAACATCAACACACCCTCCTGTGACAAGTTGCACAGTTTACATAACTAGTCAATCCGCGGTATAGTTTTCGAAGAGCTCTGTTTCGCAAAAGGCAGGATATTTTAGGTGGGATTAAAGGCATGCTTTCCCTAGACGATTTTAGACTTAAGACAGTATTTCTGTTTTGGAATGTACCCAGTCTTAGCGAAATGGCATTTAAACAAAACTAAATTGCTCCTAGATGGAAAAGTGTTTAGCGAAATATTCGGCGATGTGCCGGTTCACTGCGAACCGATTTTGTATTTTTGGGTATGTTTTTTCTTTCATATTGTATAGTAAACCATTCGTTTCCATAGCGTACGGAAACTAAACAGTTCCGTGTTTCGATTAAGATTACCCAAACACAGAAAAAACTAAATGATAGCGAGTTCGTTTATTCgatccgggttggaactggatgaattttagcTGTCAGATAGGAGCGAATGAATACAAAAAATTTATCCTGTTCCAACCCGGATCGAATAAACGAACTCGCTTCGAGATTCGAGATAAGATTTCTGTTGATTTTTTTCCTGATTGTGATTTGCTGACGCGTCAGATTGTTATCTTGAAATTATACGATTAAACTAGATGTAACCGTGTTTCACATAGTTGAAGAAGTCCACGCAAGTTTCTCATCTTCTGATTCGGTTAAGATTATCGTTTTTCGAATTCTCTTTCTAGATGTCGGCGTGCCGTGAGCCACGTGAGTTTTCACTTGGAATAGAAAAAACAACTTTTAATGTACTTGGATCACTTGGACAGTCATGAGGTCATGACGTAAAGCTACACACGCTCAGAGAATTTGActcacttttacaaaaaatggaaaaatgtaaactttACTTCGAGTTGCTCTTAAGGCCCCATACACCAACgaacatgttggtcgagaatgTTGGTGAATTTAGGTTTGGCCAATACGCTCCGTCGTATATGTGAGTGTCATGAACTAAACTGACAAAATAAGATGTTGGGCTCGGTGTTCGACCTGAATGACTCGCcatcgagtcgagtcgagttcgACATTTTGtacatttccaacccaacatatgcgatgcgtacgtgtatggagACTTCAGTTCTGTTTATAGAACAGTTTAAACTACTCAGCTGAGAAATTGCTAAGTTGCTCAGATTTTTGGCCTGTTCCACTTTTGTGGAAGTAAGTCAGATCTTAGTCTTTTTTAAGTCGATTTTCACTCATTTCTGCATTAATCTGACTCATTCGTGTTACACATTTTTTAAGCGAATCGGGCATACAAATGCACATGTAACCCGTTATAATTCTTTTAGAAGTTCTTTCGTGTTTTTACTGGTAGAGAAAGTTTCCGCTCCACACCCAATGATGTTAAATTGGCGGATACTTCTTGGGACCAGACGTCGACTGGGATCCCTATGTCGTAGTAATCAAGATCCGCAACCGCGTGTTCAAATCGAAGCCAACGAGGACGGCTAAATATTTTGCGATTAACATTAGAACGAGTCACTTTCGGTACTCTCGAAGGTAGAACTATTCTTGCGGCCACCAGTGAGTGGTGTGACGCAGAGTGTCAACGGTGACTGACACATTCTTGCGGGGACGGAGAAATGCTTCGCCGGGCATAATATGAGAAGTTTGTCTTAATCGATAACCGGGTCGTGGAACTTGGTTACCGAAAGGTCGGAAGTGGCAATGGAAACTGCATTTCGATGTTCGGTTGAATGATGAACAAGAAGGAACCACCCACCAAGCAAGATAGACCTGTTTAGTTATTCCGAACTACCAGTCCATTACCTTGGCTGAGACTAAAACAATAGTTCAATTGAAAACTCTCCGTTTCGTCTGTGGACTCCAATCGCCACGGGATGCGAACATCCGAACCAGATTGGTTTTGAAACTGGAAGTtgatggaaacgcagcacgAGATGCAGGCGAAGTAACTCTTGGAGAACCTTCTGGAAGAATGTCATGGTGTGGCCAACTTCAAGCAGGACACTCTGATGCTGGCGAGCAAAGAAGCACGCGACGTCAACATTGTCTTGCCACCAGAAGAATCCTGCCATGAAGAAGAATCAAAAAGTGCCCAATGGCCTTGTTGGAAGTGCGGTGAACAGCACCATGTCCGAGAGTGTCCGCTCACTGCTCACTCCTGCTCCAGATGCAAGCAACAAGGACACTACGAAGGCTATTGTTTACTACTTGAACTCTGCCGAATTGCCCCCTCCCCCCAACCGATTATTCTAAATAGCAATCGTACGTGGCCGGGCTATCGGACGGGCATATTCTATTAGAAGAGGTCTTAAATTCTATTTCCGGCCAAGGTAGGTGTGAGCGAATTGAGTCCAGCAACCAAACCGATGTGTCGCGAGTGGAATTTCGCACCGTCTGGTAGATATCCGTGCGTAAATCCGGAGGAGTGCAATTTATACACCACGTGGTAATTCCTTCCGTACGCGGGCTCTAGTGGAGCGCGTACGTCCAGGAAGTGCGCAAGTGCGCGAAAAATTGTCAAGCTCACCGTGTCTCAACCTCCAGTCAAGCGTCGATCCAGGCCAAGGAACTGAGGAGCCTCCGGAGAAAGTGTAACCCTTTTAAAATCGGTAGAATAGGCAGCCCCCTGGGATTAAATGGTAAgtctacagggtgttcaataagttcgaatacaacttttcatcgttgtgcatcatgtgcattctgtgtgttggtattggtgtcagctttagccctATATATTGGCTAACCGACGCACAAGGTGTCGACTtgctgtcatttgttatttgtttaccgcgcgcgatgaaggagtaccgaaacgtcgtagtaaagttgtttgcgagaggtgagtgacccggcgacatatttcggcggttaaAATCGCACGGGGTGAAgtggaatttcatctataacaccatctgtcggtaccgggagacggactcggccaaggaccgtgctagatgcgggcggccgcgttcggcgaggaagCCAGCAGTCATCAAGGTGatgagggagcgggttcgtcgaaaaatgaaccgctcgatccggaagaccgctgttgacctggatgtgtagatcgggactgcccacaacatcatggcgaaggacctgggatgcaagccgtacaagacaCAAGGTTCACGGgataacggaggctacaacgaagaagtgGCTGGGCAGAGCAAAACtaatactttcgcggcacgctggtcagaaattcgtgttttctgatgagaaactcttcatcttgcaacagccgcacaatgtccaaaatgatcggctgcgGGCGctgacgttggccagcatccccccgtcccacataaacatcccgtgGTTCCAGAGCGTTGCGTCAGTGATGGTTTGGGGAGCCggatccaagcgtgggaagcttccactggtgtttattgagaaaaacgtgaaaatcaatgccgcgtactataagaccgaggttctggagaaggttgtggccccggcacttcgtgacctctacgggaaagatcattacgtctttcaacaagACGGTGCACTGGCCCGCACGGCGAATATCCTctaagcgtggtgtcgggagagtttgactgattttctcgataagactttgtggcctcccagctccccggatctcaatcccctggacttttatgtatggtggtacatgctggccaagcagagcgaacatacaGTGaacactatggaccaatttaagaagctcatttccaagatctgggacaaaatgcccatggaccaggtgcgtgccgcgtgtgattcttttgaaaaacgtctcaagctcgttaTAAAGcataaaggggggggggggggggtcttccaccaaatatgtcgtaaaggttctcaataaacactgtttcaataaaaattgattcagaaaaaaatatctaaaaagaGAACAGTaattggtaaaaaaaattaaaagcagtgtggcgcaggcgcatgaatcggGAGATATACCGGGTGCATAAAGTTCCAGATTAAAAAATGACTTCAAGTGACAGAATGGgatgaaaaacgggacaaaaaaagagaaaaaatgcggAAAAGAAGAGAGCGGGAaagaaaaagatggaaaacgaggtaaagaaaatgagaaaattggACAGGAAAAAAACgataacggaagaaaaaagagaaaacgctGGAGAACAGAAgcaaaaacgataaagaaagcaaggaaaacgaaaaagaaattgAGAACAAATAAgaaggaaaaatgggacagaaaagaaaacaaagtaaCTACCGTAGCAAGAAAATGAACAAAAGAGAGTGAAAAATGAGGTAAAACGTGACAGTACAATAGAAACAAAATGAACACAGAAAACAAGTGGAATAAAAGAATAACATAACGTgtaagaaaaggaggaaaagtaaGACAGAGGAAGAACccaacagacgaaaacgaaaaatggcatttaatgGGGTTAAAAGGGAAAAAATGCTGAAATccggaaaaaagcaaaaagacagaaaataacaaacaaCGAGACAGGAAGAACGACAACGGgtctgaaaacgaggaaaacggaataaaaaagacgtataacggaacagaaaagcgaaaaccaagaaaatcCGCACTCaaaaggaaaacaggaaaagaaaacgaaCCGGAACAGAGATCGACGAAACAGGTGGCAGAAAAAAGGCGAGAGAAAAATGCAGAGACACAAGATAAAAAGAGggaagacgggacagaaaaagaggaaaaacggatggGAAAAAACGACCAAAAGAAGAAGGAAAGAAGCAGAAAAACGTTATAGAAAAGATGGGACAAAGGAAGAGACTCAAACGGGATGTAAAAGGAGAGATTGAGATAAAAATGGTAAAAGGTGCAGAAAAAGAACTATTCGGGAAAATGGGAAACGaacgaaagaaaaaggtaaaacgtgagaaaaaagacgaaaaaagggaaacaaaaaagaaaaactgaagacCAAAGAAAAATAAGGGGGCCAAAAATGGAATAAACattagaaaagaaagaaaacgcgACAtcagaaaaaagcaaagcctaggtgctacatttcgttagcgaaacttgaccttctggttttatacgacagatttcgcaggcagctagagtacaggacaattccaGGGTCAGTAGCTACGATCCCGAggtgaaaaacgagaaggaaagaagataagaagaattaaaaaacgaaatctggaaataaaaaaagtaaGGAAATATgatggaaaacgagaaaaaataataaaaaacgagtgaaataAAGGCAATACAGGCCTGAAAGTTAGAAAGTTGGTACAGGAaccgaaaaaatggaacaattaaACAGGAAAAAGAAACGATTGAAAAAGAGCAAAACCATAAGAAAAAAGAAGGACATTACgagcaaaccaaagaaaacagcatagaaatggagcaaaaagtaaaaaaaaactaagctggaaaagagaaaaaacttaAAATGCCTGAGAGATTAAGACATAATCTgccaatcctaatttcaagtaaaacttcgtgtctagtTTTGTGTGcatgtccggtttgaagtaaaacttaaagtt harbors:
- the LOC128741917 gene encoding dnaJ homolog subfamily B member 12 → MNKEAAEDCVERATVYLSEGKIEKAEKLLNKSLTLHRTKQAEELLEKIKCGAYTKRTSGNTSDSDGVRQRTTAGQSTKAESASEADYTSDQLEAVKRIKKCKDYYEVLGISKEATDTDIKKAYKKLALQLHPDKNKAPGAVEAFKAIGNAVAILTDAEKRKSYDLYGSEEQHQPSARRTRAQYEYGYSRGFETEFTAEELFNMFFGGNIPTQHVYMRQRRFHRAEHQQQQYREPQSGYAAFINLLPIILLIGLSMMSSFFISDPIYSLTPSQKFSVARKTNQLKIPYYVKDNFHSEYQGSVGRLEASVEEEYLNNLKHSCYRERNYKETMLMKARNFGDRDLYLKAQNINTPSCDKLHSLHN